One window of Quercus robur chromosome 12, dhQueRobu3.1, whole genome shotgun sequence genomic DNA carries:
- the LOC126709091 gene encoding uncharacterized protein LOC126709091, translated as MTTKFNKDMYAKMRSKKDEPLSNLGKKVVRVTGKGPAPTPLSVVPLIAPEATRTASPTASIEEIATPGSKRQRLADKGKEKEKADIRPSTIWDDERLAVDRAHEVVTPADLRALSDMSLNDIASLHVHKLVQVLGESLHITTEYLTQEAKVASLTTRMEALEKENSDLKKNLITSMDEATSLKEKVKILGDDLRVERKLTQEKDEQLLSAKEKLATIAARSVEAFQTTDEYNTILFSWYFKGFELLRRYLVKHPSGVNMESLDLEEVDKEMALDEAAQSSAPEGDAPEPATDAPAVEDVAADA; from the exons ATGACGACAAAATTTAACAAGGACATGTACGCAAAGATGAGATCGAAGAAGGACGAACCGCTGTCCAATTTGGGGAAGAAGGTCGTGCGCGTGACCGGGAAGGGCCCTGCTCCCACTCCCCTTAGTGTCGTTCCTCTCATAGCTCCTGAGGCGACGAGAACTGCCTCTCCTACTGCGTCAATAGAGGAGATCGCTACTCCCGGCTCCAAAAGGCAGCGCCTGGCTGACAAagggaaggagaaggagaaggctGATATTCGTCCGTCCACAATATGGGACGACGAAAGGTTGGCCGTGGACAGGGCTCACGAGGTGGTCACTCCAGCGGACCTAAGGGCTCTTTCAGACATGTCTTTGAACGACATAGCTTCTCTTCATGTTCATAAGCTCGTCCAG GTGTTGGGAGAGAGCCTCCATATTACCACCGAGTATCTCACTCAAGAGGCCAAGGTGGCATCTCTGACAACGCGGATGGAGGCCCTGGAGAAAGAAAACTCTGATCTAAAAAAGAACCTGATAACCTCCATGGACGAGGCAACCTCGTTGAAGGAGAAGGTTAAAATACTGGGAGACGACCTCCGGGTTGAACGCAAGTTGACTCAGGAGAAGGATGAGCAGCTTCTTTCAGCCAAGGAGAAGCTTGCAACTATCGCTGCCAGGTCGGTGGAGGCTTTCCAGACCACTGACGAGTACAATACTATACTCTTCAGTTGGTATTTTAAAGGCTTCGAGCTTCTTAGGAGATATCTCGTCAAGCATCCATCTGGGGTGAACATGGAGAGCTTGGATCTGGAGGAGGTAGATAAGGAGATGGCCTTGGACGAAGCGGCTCAATCTTCTGCCCCAGAGGGTGATGCTCCAGAGCCTGCCACCGACGCACCTGCTGTTGAGGACGTTGCTGCTGATGCCTGA
- the LOC126710148 gene encoding uncharacterized protein LOC126710148: MEQEMIDGLQNLCLTKEEEEGIPITSRSKSDLLEECSLSLFGRLLSDRQQNQRALKNTLRSAWKMGSELKMVDVGNGIIQFKFSSKYQLEWVENSGPWNFENNLLLLCRWKKGLSTENIVFTHSPFWVQLWGLPFEHMSEDVGKDVGNSLGRFLEMDKRLCQSDQALFMRIRVELPIEKPLRRGGNVVSLDGEKFWVSFKYERLPTFCFLCGKLGHDDKHCLDFPNWQSTPKQYGEWLKAGGVFKGNSGQQRGNFRDRRQGENVNNTKGNGQPMDRNPHSDVADGGGNTVGKGCIRNSKSADHTCGGDVSEGQMCQTVDSGDRWDGLGKGDQLLSLGLNQRDGTKAHHSGICVDTKVEKEAQDALSKVGSPCQKAENSNEVTSPNKPKKEYQTNAKAVDHNSAHEAAPPGAMNSLCWNCRGLGNPRSVRALHDMVRRLDPRIVFLVETKLKKKRMERVRDRLGFANGLLVPSRGRSGGLALLWKREVNLNVKSFSNYHIDATVTEVSSRLEWRITGFYGHPQTHLRHNSWNLLSLLCGQMQLPWLCFGDFNEIVSMEEKWGGANRTQIQMDGFRNVINSCGFKDLGYSGPDYTWCNMQEGAGRIYLRLDRALATCEWIENFGEVKVHHLVDSTSDHCALFISNSQIIKRPRSRRFHFEAFWTKKEDCRGIIESVWGSTSDMNTPEGMASGLKLCASELASWNSSTLGQIPKLIQEKRKMLSNLTEQDKEGFLGMEINSVRRELNGLLDDEEIFWGQRSKVHWLKEGDRNTKFFHARASERRKQNTISGVWDKFGQWCEDRDSIANAAVTYFEDIYSTSNPSMVDEVTAAIPTMITEEMNMELSRCFTREEIVTALKQIHPTKSPGPDGLSALLHDAARNQLLNGISLCRGCPRITHLFFADDSLLFCKANREECVKLKEILEKYEAASGQKVNSDKSSIFFSQNTTPELKEAIFNILGPMQDSRHNKYLGLPSIIGRSKKQVFAEIKERVGLKLAGWKGKLLSSGGKEILIKAVAQAIPTYTMSCFLLPKSLCDELEKMMRNFWWGQKNQESKVAWISWRKMCKPKSLGGLGFRNLHAFNLALLAKQAWRILTNPSSLAARILKAKYFPYGDVLNASLGSNPSYTWRSIHNSLGVLKSGTRWRVGNGRRIHIWEDKWLPSPSTYKIITPPRITEDYPMVSSLIDPDTRWWKIDSIKALFLPVDAEAILKIPLSFNLPEDRIIWIGNKKGEFSVKSAYYVAVNLLESAEMVECSSGDPFLPLWKKLWKLDLPEKVKIFAWRACLNGLPTMINMHMRGLNANLYCPACDEEVECLNHCLVTCDFALSVWALWQDCPLSLLLETRDVKALALHFLANSPPRHLLIFFAISWAIWHNRNLRVHEEVCLSPLQTWEMAQRLIDDYHGAIKMDFPPIQPTIRGWSAPPPGVFKVNVDGACSIDPVGSSGVGVVIRDESGMVIAALCKLLPSHFPADWTELFAIEQGLLLAQEMDLPQIMLESDALSAILAINHGNFEGEAGHLVEGILQSKALFSCCSFSFLKRDYNMVAHKLAQFAKSNLCSHVWKGVIPPFVSHLIVSDLEPHADGSLL, translated from the exons ATGGAACAGGAAATGATTGATGGGTTGCAAAATCTGTGTCTCacgaaagaagaagaagaaggaatacCCATTACATCAAGAAGTAAGTCAGACCTGCTGGAAGAATGTTCTTTGAGTCTCTTTGGTCGTCTACTCTCAGATAGGCAGCAAAATCAAAGGGCTTTAAAGAACACCCTGAGATCCGCTTGGAAGATGGGTTCGGAGCTGAAAATGGTCGATGTTGGGAATGGTATTATCCAGTTCAAGTTCAGCTCTAAATATCAATTGGAGTGGGTGGAGAATAGTGGCCCATGGAATTTTGAGAATAACTTGCTCCTCCTCTGTCGCTGGAAGAAGGGGCTCTCCACAGAAAATATAGTCTTTACCCATTCTCCCTTTTGGGTACAACTTTGGGGCTTACCCTTTGAACATATGAGTGAAGATGTGGGTAAGGATGTCGGAAACAGTTTGGGTCGCTTTCTAGAAATGGACAAACGTCTTTGTCAATCGGATCAAGCTTTGTTTATGCGTATCAGAGTCGAGCTTCCGATTGAGAAACCACTTCGCAGAGGGGGTAATGTGGTGAGTCTTGATGGAGAAAAGTTTTGGGTTAGCTTTAAATACGAGAGGCTTCCCACGTTCTGCTTCTTGTGTGGCAAGCTTGGCCACGATGATAAACACTGCCTGGATTTCCCAAACTGGCAGTCCACTCCTAAGCAATATGGGGAGTGGCTGAAGGCAGGAGGGGTTTTCAAAGGGAACTCAGGCCAACAAAGGGGTAATTTCAGAGATAGGCGTCAGGGGGAGAATGTGAACAACACAAAAGGCAATGGACAACCCATGGATCGGAACCCCCATTCCGATGTTGCAGACGGTGGAGGAAACACAGTTGGAAAAGGTTGCATTCGAAATTCAAAATCTGCAGATCACACGTGCGGAGGTGATGTCTCTGAAGGCCAAATGTGTCAAACAGTAGATAGTGGAGACAGATGGGACGGGTTGGGAAAAGGTGACCAACTGTTGAGTTTGGGGTTAAACCAACGAGATGGAACGAAAGCACATCACTCAGGAATTTGCGTTGACACAAAGGTAGAGAAAGAAGCACAAGACGCTTTATCTAAAGTGGGCTCCCCATGCCAAAAGGCCGAAAACTCCAATGAAGTCACCAGCCCAAACAAGCCCAAGAAGGAGTATCAGACTAATGCCAAGGCAGTGGATCACAATTCGGCCCATGAG GCAGCACCGCCGGGAGCCATGAATTCATTATGTTGGAACtgccgggggcttgggaacccccgGTCAGTTCGCGCGTTGCATGATATGGTGCGACGCTTGGATCCCAGAATAGTGTTTCTTGTAGAGACTAAGCTTAAGAAAAAACGTATGGAGAGAGTTAGAGACAGATTGGGCTTTGCAAATGGTCTTCTTGTGCCAAGCCGAGGCCGTAGTGGAGGTCTGGCCCTTCTTTGGAAGAGGGAAGTAAACCTGAATGTTAAAAGCTTTAGCAATTACCATATTGATGCAACTGTTACAGAGGTAAGCTCTAGACTAGAATGGAGAATTACTGGTTTTTATGGCCATCCTCAAACTCATCTACGACACAATTCTTGGAATTTACTTTCTCTCCTCTGTGGTCAAATGCAACTCCCTTGGCTCTGTTTCGGAGACTTTAATGAGATTGTTTCTATGGAAGAAAAATGGGGAGGTGCGAACAGAACACAAATTCAGATGGATGGTTTTCGTAATGTCATCAACTCATGTGGATTCAAAGATTTGGGTTATAGTGGACCTGACTACACTTGGTGCAATATGCAAGAAGGGGCTGGAAGAATTTATCTAAGGCTAGACAGAGCTTTAGCCACGTGTGAGTGGATAGAGAATTTCGGCGAAGTTAAAGTCCATCACCTGGTTGACTCTACTTCAGACCATTGTGCTCTTTTCATCTCTAACTCCCAGATTATTAAAAGACCCAGATCACGACGTTTCCATTTTGAGGCATTTTGGACAAAGAAAGAGGACTGCAGAGGAATCATTGAATCGGTGTGGGGCTCTACCAGTGATATGAACACTCCTGAGGGTATGGCTTCTGGGCTAAAGCTTTGTGCTTCGGAGCTGGCTTCTTGGAATTCCTCTACCCTTGGGCAAATTCCAAAGCTAATCcaggagaaaaggaaaatgctatCCAATTTGACTGAGCAAGACAAAGAGGGTTTTCTTGGGATGGAAATTAACAGTGTTAGGAGAGAGCTTAATGGGCTCTTGGatgatgaagaaattttttggggGCAACGTTCCAAGGTTCACTGGCTAAAAGAGGGGGACAGAAATACAAAATTCTTTCATGCCCGGGCATCAGAAAGAAGGAAGCAAAACACGATCTCCGGAGTCTGGGATAAGTTTGGGCAGTGGTGTGAAGACAGGGACAGCATTGCCAACGCTGCAGTCACCTACTTTGAAGACATCTACTCCACTTCTAATCCGAGTATGGTTGATGAGGTTACAGCAGCAATTCCCACCATGATAACTGAGGAGATGAACATGGAGCTGTCTAGATGCTTCACCAGAGAAGAGATTGTGACTGCCCTCAAACAGATCCACCCCACAAAATCTCCAGGGCCAGATG GTCTCTCGGCTCTCCTCCATGATGCAGCTAGAAACCAGCTTTTGAATGGCATATCTTTATGTAGAGGATGCCCTAGGATCactcatcttttctttgccGACGACAGCCTCCTCTTCTGTAAAGCTAACAGGGAAGAATGTGTGAAGCTTAAGGAGATTCTTGAGAAATATGAGGCAGCCTCTGGGCAGAAGGTCAACTCAGATAAATCCTCTATTTTCTTCAGCCAAAACACAACCCCGGAACTTAAGGAGGCAATCTTTAACATCCTAGGGCCTATGCAAGATTCAAGGCACAATAAATATTTGGGTCTCCCTTCCATCATAGGCAGATCCAAAAAGCAAGTCTTTGCAGAGATTAAAGAGAGAGTGGGGTTGAAATTGGCGGGTTGGAAGGGCAAGTTGCTCTCTTCGGGTGGAAAGGAAATTCTCATCAAAGCGGTAGCCCAAGCTATCCCCACCTACACAATGAGCTGCTTCCTTCTTCCAAAAAGCCTCTGTGATGAGCTTGAAAAAATGATGAGGAACTTTTGGTGGGGGCAGAAAAACCAAGAGTCGAAAGTCGCCTGGATTAGCTGGAGAAAGATGTGTAAGCCAAAATCTCTTGGAGGTTTAGGGTTCCGAAACCTTCACGCTTTCAATCTTGCCCTTCTTGCTAAGCAAGCTTGGAGAATTCTCACAAATCCTAGCTCTCTTGCAGCTCGTATTCTCAAGGCAAAATACTTTCCCTATGGAGATGTGCTTAATGCTAGCTTGGGTAGCAACCCCTCCTACACATGGAGGAGTATCCATAATAGCCTTGGAGTTCTTAAAAGTGGCACTCGATGGAGAGTTGGGAATGGCCGGAGGATTCATATTTGGGAGGACAAGTGGCTTCCATCCCCCTCGACATACAAAATCATTACTCCCCCGCGAATCACTGAAGACTACCCCATGGTTTCCTCTCTTATTGACCCGGATACTAGATGGTGGAAAATTGATTCTATTAAAGCTCTCTTCCTTCCGGTAGATGCAGAAGCTATTCTCAagattcccttgagcttcaatcTGCCTGAGGACAGAATCATTTGGataggaaataaaaaaggagagttTTCTGTTAAAAGTGCCTACTATGTTGCTGTTAATCTCCTTGAATCAGCTGAGATGGTGGAATGCTCTTCGGGGGACCCCTTTTTGCCTCTATGGAAGAAGCTTTGGAAGCTTGATCTCcctgaaaaagtaaaaattttcgCTTGGAGAGCTTGCTTAAATGGCCTTCCAACCATGATTAATATGCACATGAGAGGCCTGAATGCCAACTTATACTGTCCGGCCTGTGATGAAGAGGTTGAATGCTTAAATCATTGCCTTGTCACTTGTGACTTTGCCCTATCTGTTTGGGCCCTTTGGCAAGACTGTCCGCTTAGTTTGCTGCTGGAAACCCGTGACGTTAAGGCCCTTGCTCTTCATTTTCTTGCCAATTCTCCTCCTCGGCACCTGCTGATTTTCTTTGCCATTTCCTGGGCAATTTGGCATAATAGGAACCTGCGTGTTCATGAAGAAGTTTGTCTTTCGCCCCTCCAAACTTGGGAGATGGCTCAAAGATTGATTGATGACTACCACGGCGCCATTAAAATGGATTTCCCCCCTATTCAGCCCACTATTAGGGGCTGGTCTGCCCCTCCTCCTGGTGTGTTCAAGGTAAATGTGGATGGGGCATGCTCTATAGATCCTGTGGGGAGTTCAGGGGTTGGTGTTGTTATTAGGGATGAATCCGGCATGGTTATTGCAGCTCTCTGTAAGCTGCTGCCTTCTCATTTCCCTGCTGATTGGACGGAGCTATTTGCTATTGAGCAAGGCCTTTTGTTGGCGCAAGAAATGGACCTCCCACAAATCATGTTGGAATCAGATGCTCTTTCAGCAATCCTTGCTATTAATCATGGTAACTTTGAAGGTGAAGCTGGTCATTTAGTGGAAGGCATTCTGCAGTCCAAAGCTTTGTTCTCTTGCTGCTCTTTCTCCTTCTTGAAAAGGGACTACAACATGGTTGCTCACAAGCTGGCTCAATTTGCTAAGTCTAATCTTTGTTCTCATGTATGGAAAGGTGTTATCCCACCTTTTGTTTCTCATTTGATTGTTTCTGATCTAGAGCCTCATGCTGATGGCTCTCTGTTGTAG
- the LOC126708972 gene encoding uncharacterized protein LOC126708972 isoform X2 gives MRFKEGNLVEVLKKENDPCGCWFPGIVASADGNNCIVRYKGVINNKGEPVVERVHGEDVRPRPPIEKGEGWKVGDIAEVFDIQCWRVAKIVKVLKNVHFVVRLFGSIQLREFHKSNLRIRQAWHNNKWSVVGKFTENKQTGNNHTQDYSEQTGSLICRAPPQAILRQGIHLRVADAKKHLKDKHNHNEMCLPARTSKRSHIHCYEPPSSEDPRVDDPSPKVRVDEKSRNKSIEMDAKMKKETNNWIHNTSILPLFSEGSDQCSIASCSLNADDDYPGENSGDHVEIILDNSDAESSFPPLVSKRNSPPSPRHKLEVDVHKLELQAYNSTVQALYASGPLSWEQESLLTNLRLSLHISNEEHLLQLRHLLSTQVG, from the exons atgaggttCAAGGAGGGGAATTTGGTGGAGGTGTTAAAGAAAGAAAACGATCCTTGTGGCTGCTGGTTTCCCGGCATAGTAGCTTCAGCAGATGGCAATAACTGCATTGTTAGGTACAAGGGAGTAATAAACAACAAAGGAGAGCCAGTTGTGGAGAGAGTGCATGGGGAGGATGTTAGGCCTCGGCCTCCAATTGAGAAGGGGGAAGGATGGAAGGTTGGTGATATAGCAGAGGTGTTTGATATTCAATGTTGGAGGGTTGCAAAGATTGTCAAGGTACTGAAGAATGTTCATTTTGTTGTGAGGTTGTTTGGGTCCATTCAGCTGAGAGAGTTTCACAAATCTAATCTAAGGATTCGACAAGCTTGGCATAACAATAAGTGGTCAGTGGTTGGGAAG TTTACAGAAAATAAACAGACTGGGAACAATCACACGCAAGATTATTCAGAACAAACTGGAAGCTTGATTTGTAGGGCTCCACCACAAGCTATTCTTCGTCAAGGAATTCATTTAAGAGTAGCAGATGCAAAGAAACATCTTAAAGACAAGCATAACCATAATGAAATGTGTCTCCCTGCGAGAACCTCAAAGAGAAGTCATATCCATTGTTATGAACCACCATCCTCTGAGGACCCAAGG GTAGATGATCCTTCTCCAAAAGTACGGGTGGATGAGAAATCCAGGAATAAATCTATTGAGATGGAtgccaaaatgaaaaaagaaacaaacaattgGATACATAATACTAGCATACTGCCTTTGTTTAGTGAGGGTAGCGACCAATGCTCTATTGCTAGCTGTAGTTTGAATGCTGACGATGACTATCCTGGTGAAAATTCAGGAGACCATGTGGAAATTATTCTCGACAACTCTGATGCTGAGTCGTCATTTCCACCTTTGGTCAGCAAAAGAAACTCACCCCCATCTCCTAGACACAAACTGGAAGTTGATGTCCATAAACTAGAGCTTCAAGCTTATAACTCAACTGTGCAGGCACTGTATGCTTCAGGTCCCCTTAGCTGGGAGCAAGAGTCCCTCTTAACAAATCTTCGCCTCTCACTTCACATTTCAAATGAAGAACATTTACTCCAGCTTCGGCACCTTTTATCCACTCAAGTTGGTTAA
- the LOC126708972 gene encoding uncharacterized protein LOC126708972 isoform X1: MRFKEGNLVEVLKKENDPCGCWFPGIVASADGNNCIVRYKGVINNKGEPVVERVHGEDVRPRPPIEKGEGWKVGDIAEVFDIQCWRVAKIVKVLKNVHFVVRLFGSIQLREFHKSNLRIRQAWHNNKWSVVGKFTENKQTGNNHTQDYSEQTGSLICRAPPQAILRQGIHLRVADAKKHLKDKHNHNEMCLPARTSKRSHIHCYEPPSSEDPRVRSCKKRKSSPSARRCDQPLMRNHCFFMQVDDPSPKVRVDEKSRNKSIEMDAKMKKETNNWIHNTSILPLFSEGSDQCSIASCSLNADDDYPGENSGDHVEIILDNSDAESSFPPLVSKRNSPPSPRHKLEVDVHKLELQAYNSTVQALYASGPLSWEQESLLTNLRLSLHISNEEHLLQLRHLLSTQVG, from the exons atgaggttCAAGGAGGGGAATTTGGTGGAGGTGTTAAAGAAAGAAAACGATCCTTGTGGCTGCTGGTTTCCCGGCATAGTAGCTTCAGCAGATGGCAATAACTGCATTGTTAGGTACAAGGGAGTAATAAACAACAAAGGAGAGCCAGTTGTGGAGAGAGTGCATGGGGAGGATGTTAGGCCTCGGCCTCCAATTGAGAAGGGGGAAGGATGGAAGGTTGGTGATATAGCAGAGGTGTTTGATATTCAATGTTGGAGGGTTGCAAAGATTGTCAAGGTACTGAAGAATGTTCATTTTGTTGTGAGGTTGTTTGGGTCCATTCAGCTGAGAGAGTTTCACAAATCTAATCTAAGGATTCGACAAGCTTGGCATAACAATAAGTGGTCAGTGGTTGGGAAG TTTACAGAAAATAAACAGACTGGGAACAATCACACGCAAGATTATTCAGAACAAACTGGAAGCTTGATTTGTAGGGCTCCACCACAAGCTATTCTTCGTCAAGGAATTCATTTAAGAGTAGCAGATGCAAAGAAACATCTTAAAGACAAGCATAACCATAATGAAATGTGTCTCCCTGCGAGAACCTCAAAGAGAAGTCATATCCATTGTTATGAACCACCATCCTCTGAGGACCCAAGGGTAAGAAgctgcaagaaaagaaaatcaagccCCAGTGCCAGAAGATGTGACCAGCCCCTTATGAGAAATCATTGCTTCTTTATGCAGGTAGATGATCCTTCTCCAAAAGTACGGGTGGATGAGAAATCCAGGAATAAATCTATTGAGATGGAtgccaaaatgaaaaaagaaacaaacaattgGATACATAATACTAGCATACTGCCTTTGTTTAGTGAGGGTAGCGACCAATGCTCTATTGCTAGCTGTAGTTTGAATGCTGACGATGACTATCCTGGTGAAAATTCAGGAGACCATGTGGAAATTATTCTCGACAACTCTGATGCTGAGTCGTCATTTCCACCTTTGGTCAGCAAAAGAAACTCACCCCCATCTCCTAGACACAAACTGGAAGTTGATGTCCATAAACTAGAGCTTCAAGCTTATAACTCAACTGTGCAGGCACTGTATGCTTCAGGTCCCCTTAGCTGGGAGCAAGAGTCCCTCTTAACAAATCTTCGCCTCTCACTTCACATTTCAAATGAAGAACATTTACTCCAGCTTCGGCACCTTTTATCCACTCAAGTTGGTTAA
- the LOC126709005 gene encoding uncharacterized protein LOC126709005, whose translation MLSLKDIVPAAKNDINTQFILLNKHKTLEGQNKTCLALVADETAAVHFQFWGNECDAFEPGDIIHLTDGIFSYNRKKWALRAGKRGKVEKVGEFTMAYVETPNMSEIEWVHDPSQSKFVQKTVISPYSRIFPPIP comes from the coding sequence ATGCTCTCTCTTAAAGACATTGTACCTGCAGCCAAGAATGACATAAACACACAGTTCATACTTCTGAACAAACACAAGACATTGGAAGGGCAAAATAAGACATGCTTGGCACTTGTGGCTGATGAGACAGCTGCAGTTCACTTCCAGTTCTGGGGTAATGAGTGTGATGCTTTTGAACCGGGTGATATTATCCACCTGACTGATGGAATTTTCTCTTACAACCGGAAAAAATGGGCACTGAGGGCAGGCAAGAGAGGGAAGGTAGAGAAGGTGGGAGAATTCACTATGGCGTATGTTGAGACACCCAACATGAGCGAGATCGAATGGGTTCATGACCCAAGTCAATCTAAGTTTGTGCAGAAGACT